The Deltaproteobacteria bacterium HGW-Deltaproteobacteria-18 nucleotide sequence CTGGGTGTCGAAGAAGAATTACCCGGATCGGTTTTTTCATCATACCGCTCCTGCCATAAGGTTCATCCGCAACACCCTGGTTTGCATGATCATCTTGATTCTCCTTTCAGCAGAGTCAGTATGCGGAGTTGGTCGATGGCCGAGATGGGATCCTGGGAAGCGTTTCTCATCGCTTCTTGAACAGCACGCCCCCTTTGAGCGCCAAAAGGCATGGTCAGGCACAAACGAAGAAAGATGTAGATATGGGTCTCGTCCGCAAACCCGTATTCCATAGCCGCATCCACATATTCCCCAACCGCCGTTTCCAGCGAGCCGTAATACTCCGCCGCCAGTGACGCCGTAACGGGCGCTTGTTCCTTGAGATCCTGGGAAAGGTTGTAGATGAGAGCCGCTCGGTTTTCCTGCGCCATGCCTTCCAGATGTTCCTCCCTGACTTCCCACCAGGGACGGCCCGAAGCCGGCCGGTATAAATCTGCCACCTCGCGCTCCGTGCGCCCGGACAAGACTGGATTCGGGACATCCAGCCACACCCTCTCCCCGTCATGATTTCGACTTGGGATGAGCAGACGCGCGGCAGGCCCAAGAAACCAGCCCCGTTCCTGGTCGCTGAAGGTCGTAAGCAACTTTTCCAATCCTCCAGGATCCTGAAACCTGAAGAACGATTTCATGCCCGAAGGCAGAAGGACTTCGCACAGACTCCGCCAGTGGCCGCAATGCGCCTGTTCACTTGCCGCCGTGACGGCAAAGAATCCCCAAGCCGACTGTTCGGCAATGAGATAGGTTTCGAGTCTGGAATCCGACCCAAGCCGGTTCAGGTAGGGCATCGAAGCCCAAAGTGCGGCGTACGGAGTATCCTTGAGCAGGGGATGAAAGGCGTCATTGCCCTTCAGGGAATAATAGTCGTCAAGCATCTGCACAGTCGCATCGACGGCGACAATGGCGTCAATGTACAGACCGTTTTGCCGGGCGGTGGCAAACATGGCGGCAAGATCGTGCGACGAGAGCTTGCTGAAAATGCAGAGATCATTCTCGTTCGGCATACTCATTTCTCCTCCGTGAGTGGTGCGCAGGTAGCGCAGAAAGGCATGCCGATCCGCCTGGACCCGGACGATGAGTCCTGCAGGGCCGAAAGCTCGTCACCATCGAGGCGCCAAGCTTCTTCGATTTCTGGGAGACGCGCATCGCCAGGCAGCAGCGGCCTCGCCCCCGATCCCGACCTAGGGCTGCCCCCGGAGTTGAGTTTGATCTTGGCCCCGTTGATGGTCACCCCCGACGGGTCGATCTTGATGAAGCTGCCGCCGGCCTTGATGGTCAGTTCCGTGCCGGCCTCGAAGACCGTCTTGATGTCGGATTTGAGGTGCGTCTCGGCCCCGGCCCGGACCAGCCATTTTTCGGTGATCTTGCGATGACTGTTGCCCTTGACCGTCAGGTGGTCGTCCGACAGCAGCTCGACCTTGCGATCCTTGTGCACGGTCTGATGGTCTTCGCCCTTGACCAGCGAGTACGAGAAATTGTCGATGGTGCGGTGCTGGTCGTGCAGGATGTGCTCCTTCCAGTCGTTCTTGACGTAGACGTTCACGTCCTTTTCCGCGTGGGCGTAGATTTCTTCCTGGCCCTTCTTGTCTTCGATGCGCAGTTCGTTGAACCCGCGTGGTTCGCCCTCGGCTCCAGGCGTTGACATGGACTTGAAGACCGTGCGCGTCTTGTTTGCGGGCAGGGGGTAGGGCACAGGGCTCGCGGAGTTGAAGACCCGGCCCGTTATGACGGGGCGGTCCGGGTCGCCTTCCAGGAAGGTGACCAGCACCTCTTGGCCGATGCGCGGGATGGCCATGGTTCCGAACTGTCCTCCGGCCCAGCCCTGGGAGGCACGAATCCAGCAGGTGGTGTTCTCGTCGCGCCGCCCTTCTCTGTCCCAGTGAAACTGCACCTTCACGCGGCCGTACTGGTCCGGGAAGATCTCCTCCCCGTCGGGCCCCGTGACAATGGCCGTCTGCACCCCGTAGATGGGGTTCCTGGGATGGTCCGAAGCAGGTATGAAGCGGGTCGTATTGGGGATGGCCCGCACGTTTGCTCCGTACATCATGCCCCGGTCCGGGGCCTCGTGTTCCAGGACTTGGGGTTGCTCACCCCGGTGCTCAACGCGGACCACCCACCATTTCGCATTGTAGTCCTGTCGGCGGTGTTCGAAGAGTTCGAACACGTATCCCGGCGTCATCCGAGAGACATCGGTCGTCACGTCGACCCAGGCGCTCATGCTGAAATTGCGCAGGAGTTCGAGGTTCACATAGCGCTTGCCGTCCTTCTGCAACTGGTACAGGTGCGGGTAACGGTACTGCTCCAGGTTCATGCCCACCGGGACAGGCGCCTTGACGGGGTCGGTCTCGGCCAGCCTGACCTGCAGGTCCAGACGCGTCTTCTCGAAGTTCCACTCCCTGAAGGTGAAAGAGTCGCTGCGGATGTCCCGGTCCATCTCGATGCTGCGCACGGTGGCCGTATCCGTCTCGGTCCCGGCGCCGGGGTGGAAGCGCACCAGGCTTTC carries:
- a CDS encoding type VI secretion system tip protein VgrG, yielding MRHPTADSSWFTFETPAIPGFRVYAFSGVEEMHRPYEFGIELVHDLDNLDFAALLGRTACLSIRDKSGGVRHVHGVIHRFRQLHTSNQRTHYRCLLVPRLHFLNQVTDHRIFQNMNVTQVIEQILKEQNFTGDSFAFKCFFDYAPREYCVQYGETHLHFISRLCEEEGLYFYFDHFKDRHVLCFSDMPDGPRIEGESLVRFHPGAGTETDTATVRSIEMDRDIRSDSFTFREWNFEKTRLDLQVRLAETDPVKAPVPVGMNLEQYRYPHLYQLQKDGKRYVNLELLRNFSMSAWVDVTTDVSRMTPGYVFELFEHRRQDYNAKWWVVRVEHRGEQPQVLEHEAPDRGMMYGANVRAIPNTTRFIPASDHPRNPIYGVQTAIVTGPDGEEIFPDQYGRVKVQFHWDREGRRDENTTCWIRASQGWAGGQFGTMAIPRIGQEVLVTFLEGDPDRPVITGRVFNSASPVPYPLPANKTRTVFKSMSTPGAEGEPRGFNELRIEDKKGQEEIYAHAEKDVNVYVKNDWKEHILHDQHRTIDNFSYSLVKGEDHQTVHKDRKVELLSDDHLTVKGNSHRKITEKWLVRAGAETHLKSDIKTVFEAGTELTIKAGGSFIKIDPSGVTINGAKIKLNSGGSPRSGSGARPLLPGDARLPEIEEAWRLDGDELSALQDSSSGSRRIGMPFCATCAPLTEEK